Sequence from the Microbacterium galbinum genome:
CGACGCATTTCGACTGGATCCTGGCCCCGTACGACATCGCGGGTTCGCATGCCCACGCCACGGCCCTCGAGGCGGCGGGCTATCTGGAGCCGGAGGAGGCGGTGCGCATGCACGCGGGCCTCGACGCGGTCGCGCGCAAGGTCGCCGACGGCACGCTGCTCCCGGCGCCGACCGATGAAGACGTCCATGGCGCGCTCGAGCAGGCGCTGATCGCCGAGCTCGGCCCGGAGCTGGGCGGACGCCTGCGCGCCGGCCGCAGTCGCAACGATCAGATCGCGACGCTCGTGCGCATGTACCTCATCGACCACGCGGCGGTGATCGCCCGTGACATCCTGCGGGTGATCGACGCGCTCGTGGCGCAGGCCGAGGCGCACCCCGAGGCGATCCTGCCGGGGCGTACGCATCTCCAGCACGCACAGCCCGTGCTACTGGCTCATCATCTGCAGGCCCACGGTTGGCCGCTGGTGCGCGAGCTCGAGCGCCTGGTCGACTGGCGTCGACGGGCCGGCGTCTCGCCGTACGGCGGGGGAGCACTCGCGGGTTCCACGCTCGGTCTCGATCCATCGCTCGTCGCCTCGGAGCTGGGGCTCGATCGTCCGGCCGAGAACTCACTCGACGGCACGGCCGCACGCGACGTGGTCGCCGAGTTCGCCTTCGTGACCGCGATGATCGGTGTCGACATCTCGCGCCTGTCAGAGGAGATCATCCTCTGGAACACGCGCGAGTTCGGCTTCGTGACCCTCGACGACGGCTACTCGACAGGGTCGAGCATCATGCCGCAGAAGAAGAACCCCGACATCGCCGAGCTCGCGCGGGGTAAGTCCGGGCGCCTCATCGGCAATCTCTCGGGGCTTCTCGCAACGCTCAAGGGACTGCCGTTGGCCTACAACCGCGACCTGCAGGAGGACAAGGAGCCGGTCTTCGACTCGGTTCGCACCCTCGAGGTCGTGCTTCCCGCTTTCGCCGGCATGATCGCCACGTTGCGTTTCGACACGGATCGGATGGCGGCTCTCGCACCGCAGGGCTTCTCGCTCGCGAC
This genomic interval carries:
- the argH gene encoding argininosuccinate lyase, whose product is MSGAKSDGTNEGALWGARFATGPSPELVELSRSTHFDWILAPYDIAGSHAHATALEAAGYLEPEEAVRMHAGLDAVARKVADGTLLPAPTDEDVHGALEQALIAELGPELGGRLRAGRSRNDQIATLVRMYLIDHAAVIARDILRVIDALVAQAEAHPEAILPGRTHLQHAQPVLLAHHLQAHGWPLVRELERLVDWRRRAGVSPYGGGALAGSTLGLDPSLVASELGLDRPAENSLDGTAARDVVAEFAFVTAMIGVDISRLSEEIILWNTREFGFVTLDDGYSTGSSIMPQKKNPDIAELARGKSGRLIGNLSGLLATLKGLPLAYNRDLQEDKEPVFDSVRTLEVVLPAFAGMIATLRFDTDRMAALAPQGFSLATDVAEWLVKRRVPFRDAHEISGALVRACEEQGIGLEDASDELLAGVSSHLTPEVREVLTIEGSVASRTGIGGTAPVRVAEQRAELVARAQAAAHALGI